TCCGTCAAGTAGAGATTGAATGAATCTTCCCCCAATGGATCCTTCTCTAACTCTTCTTGTTCCCTCGGGAATCGGATCCGTAATATCACACTCTACCATTTCCGTAGTGCCATAATATTTTTTTGTTTTTGAAATCATCAATCTAACAGAAATAATACTTCCGACCACAGCCCCAAGCACTCCTATAAGCGCTCCTTTGATAGCCCCTTCTACAGGAAAAGCCATCATAGATGTACAAGTGATTAGCCCCATTCCATAAGCAGTACCAAGATTGGTAAGAGCCGGCATTTGATATTTTTTAAAGTACTTTCTAAAATTGTCATCATAGGCAAGTGTCAGTATCGCAGGATTGTCCGACATAAAACAGTTCAAAACACCTAGTGAGCTTGCACCTGGCAGATCATAAACCGGTTTCATAACCACGGATAGTGCTCTGTTTATTAGAGCGATTACTCCAAATTCAGAAAACACCCCTGAAATACCTCCGGCTAATACTGCGACAGCCATTAGGTAAAAACATACATTTCTTAAAAGGTCAAAAGCCGTATTCATCATGGTTTTAACCATATTGGTTCCACCCATTATATTACCTAAATATATAAATCCGGTTAGAAATATCGCTAAAAATACAGGAGCCTCAAGACCCAGCTCTTTTTTATATAATTTATAATTTTGTCTATCTTCCATCTAATACCATCCTTCTACAGGTAGTGAAAGTTAATTTACTTAAGTCAATATTAAATATGATTTAAGTGCATAAAATTTATAGCATACTGTTCCAATTCTATGTATTACTCAAGTAAATTATTTTTGTTTTAACTATCTAATGCTTTAACGTAGTCTCAAATTGTATTTTAGTTGAAAGAAAGCTCATAATATGAGCTTTCTTTCATAATAACTATTAACAAAGAGTTGCGTACATTATAGCCTTAATTGTATGCATTCTGTTTTCGGCCTGATCAAATACTAATGATTGTCTTGATTCAAATACTTCATCAGAAACTTCCATTTCTTCTAGACCGAATTTTTCGTAAATTTCTTTTCCAACTTTAGTTTTTAAGTCGTGGAAAGATGGTAAGCAGTGTAGGAATATAGCTTCTTGATTTGCATTTTCCATTGCTTCTTTGTTGATTTGGTAATCTTTCAATAATGCAATTCTTTGCTCCCAGATTTCTGCCGGTTCACCCATTGATACCCAGATATCGGTATAAAGAACGTCTGCATCCTTTGTTCCTTCTTTTGGATCAGAAGTTAAGGTTACTGTACAATGATTTTCAGCAGCGATTTCTTTAGCCATGCTTACAAGATTCTCTTCCGGGAACAGCTCCTCAGGAGCACAAGCTACAAAGTTAACACCCATCTTAGCACAAACAATCATTAAAGAATTTGCTACATTGTTACGAGCATCGCCCATGTAAACGAATTTTAATCCTTTTAGGTATCCGAAATGCTCTTCAATAGTAAGCATATCTGCTAACATTTGAGTTGGATGCCATTCGTCAGTAAGTCCGTTCCATACAGGTACTCCGGCATATTTCCCTAACTCTTCAACTGTCTCTTGAGAGAAACCTCTGTACTCTATACCGTCATACATTCTTCCAAGTACTCTTGCTGTATCAGGTATTGACTCTTTATGTCCCATTTGAGATCCAGCAGGATCAAGGTAAGTAACTCCCATTCCAAGATCGTTTCCTGCAACTTCAAATGAGCATCTTGTTCTAGTTGAAGTTTTTTCGAAAAGTAATACGATGTTCTTTCCTTCCAAGTACTTGTGTGGAACTCCCGCTCTTTTCATTGATTTGAAATCCTTAGATAACTCTAGTAAGTAGCGGATGTCTTCTGAAGTGAAGTCAATTAGTTTTAAAAAGTTTTTACCTCTTAGGTTTTTTCCCATTTTGCATTTCTCCTTTAATAATAGTTTATCTGATATCGTTTCCTTTATTATCATAGCATATCTTATATAAAATGATAGGACAAATTTAAGCTCAATTTTTGTTTATAGTTTAATTTAGATTTTTTCTCTACTTTACTATACCTTCATTATATAATATACTTTAATTTGAGGAGAAATATGTAATATTATTAAGGAAAGGAGACAATATGGCTGAGAAAAAGATAAAAATTCAGGACTATTACGAAGCAGCACTTGATGATTCTTCTATTTTAACTTTTGACATCCAGACTGATTTGAATCCCACAAATCGACTATTACACAAACAAAGCCGTTTCTTATACGTCGTAAGCGGATATGCTAAGATTAAAATTCAAAATGAAGTACATGAGATGAAGCCCGGTGTTGTAATCGCGATACTGCCCTGGCAAATTTCTCAGATTATAGAAGTTGTTGAAGAAGTTACCTACTATCTATTAATATATAATTTCAACCTACTTAATCATATTGTCAAAAGAGACTTAAATATTACCGATACCGATGTGAACTTTATTGATAAGCTATACCAAAACAATTCAGTACTAAGCAAAGAGGCTAATTCTCAAAAAATTAAATCCATTTTTGACGATATAAAAGATGAAATCGGTATCTGTTCAATGGACATGTTAAGTAAAAACAATTCCTATTCCACACTTTATTTGCAGTCCAAACTGGTTGAACTACTGGTCATGTACCTAAGGCTTATTGACAGTGCTCAACCCGTTTATAACAAAGAACTCAACGAACAAGACATTTTTAAATACATGTATCTAAATTCTACAAAAAATCTAAGTTTGGAGACTCTTTCAAAAGTGTTTCTAATGAGTGAAAGCTCCATCTCTAAGTATATAAACCAGATGACCGGACTTGGATTTTACGACTTATTGCATGAAATGAGGCTGTCTAAGGCACAGTTTTTATTGCTTCATACAAACCTCACTCTAAAGGACATTGCAAGCGCCGTAAAATACGCGGATCCATCTCAATTGAGCAAGGTGTTTTCTGAAAAAAAGGGCATTAGCATCCGAAGATTCAAAAAGGCAAATGATTGTATTGACTCTTTAGTGAATGTAAGATTAGACCACAGATCAACTAAAATAATAGAGTATATCTACGATAATTATTCTGAAGATATAGACATCGTAGACATTTCTAATGAGTTTAAAATCTCTCCAAAGAGTATAAATAAAATTCTGGTATACTATATGGAACAGA
The sequence above is a segment of the Peptoniphilaceae bacterium AMB_02 genome. Coding sequences within it:
- a CDS encoding AraC family transcriptional regulator — translated: MAEKKIKIQDYYEAALDDSSILTFDIQTDLNPTNRLLHKQSRFLYVVSGYAKIKIQNEVHEMKPGVVIAILPWQISQIIEVVEEVTYYLLIYNFNLLNHIVKRDLNITDTDVNFIDKLYQNNSVLSKEANSQKIKSIFDDIKDEIGICSMDMLSKNNSYSTLYLQSKLVELLVMYLRLIDSAQPVYNKELNEQDIFKYMYLNSTKNLSLETLSKVFLMSESSISKYINQMTGLGFYDLLHEMRLSKAQFLLLHTNLTLKDIASAVKYADPSQLSKVFSEKKGISIRRFKKANDCIDSLVNVRLDHRSTKIIEYIYDNYSEDIDIVDISNEFKISPKSINKILVYYMEQNFRNFLTQVRIYKSCSLLLETDYSITEIASIVGFNSTKTFNRHFMKHILVTPSEFRKTTLEQNDNDE
- the argF gene encoding ornithine carbamoyltransferase, coding for MGKNLRGKNFLKLIDFTSEDIRYLLELSKDFKSMKRAGVPHKYLEGKNIVLLFEKTSTRTRCSFEVAGNDLGMGVTYLDPAGSQMGHKESIPDTARVLGRMYDGIEYRGFSQETVEELGKYAGVPVWNGLTDEWHPTQMLADMLTIEEHFGYLKGLKFVYMGDARNNVANSLMIVCAKMGVNFVACAPEELFPEENLVSMAKEIAAENHCTVTLTSDPKEGTKDADVLYTDIWVSMGEPAEIWEQRIALLKDYQINKEAMENANQEAIFLHCLPSFHDLKTKVGKEIYEKFGLEEMEVSDEVFESRQSLVFDQAENRMHTIKAIMYATLC